In Drosophila santomea strain STO CAGO 1482 chromosome 2L, Prin_Dsan_1.1, whole genome shotgun sequence, a single window of DNA contains:
- the LOC120443759 gene encoding piezo-type mechanosensitive ion channel component isoform X5, translating to MVFSYACMVLQRIVVPAVLVLAALMRPVGISFVYLLMFFVSPFVPLATRRNFKGSVTAFFIILLALSTLLLLGHITLQILAVSLTLPIYNCSFSEQLLRHIGFVSFIDLQPFAIIEWLVPEVLVFATSLGSYLTVKRVASQPVGVEQLENGEVVDGQAENEQTSSQPAATDANGGDVQQVTVTTPLQQQQQQLRKRVSMISQHIHFEGLVKISPLFCLATLFFAAVLRPSVPGGFYFLIFLLAGTYWATCQTLQRGFALLLRCVMVVLVLHSLSIVSYQTPWMQDHLNHTTLTARLIGLEPLIESYCSPDIRVFLYNNKLSLDSYLNPFALFFAYFALALTTKHLIKPRLEPKPATAFGQQLDCNSSSINNTTTGNKVNRQLSLLTSQTSRGRRDGSNPGGGGATITTTTTTNTNTNTTITSSAIRNQRLSLVRQSTRKARTPQPLESGSSVAPSVTQRGNDIQLDSLEQRSEQENTTTSILDQISYGFVSVGGFIYQNSYIFTNILMMAWSIVYHSWLTFVLLLWANVLWMIPNQRKAMMRSSPFIVLYAEALLIAQYIYGMDLNNEELPTSVPTAGINLQQIGFERPIENQMRPCVPLIVKTAFVLMFWVTSRQFFKEKRDRRRDSTLADIIAPLQITVGSAGSSYLINDGKKTSKFLKKAGDVIKNLLVRLWIWLLVLVIFLCAITGENMTGFRICYMALFLFFLLVFQSSSKAWVKIMYGFWLFLIFYAMSILILIYTYQFDKFDKYWSDYLNVSATLQKDIGLKRYQTKDLFLHLVSPTIIVILTVIQVHYFHKRFIASLQQQPLAGGSAQQKPTETTALEPAPSKRRGSAGSLRRSQGPSAEAAPGATTDFETSVRDLVRISFRKIKNKSEYIFKNFKDVFWRFLELHIMKAVYIAAFVCSVSEVCVLHIIFVGFCVLGATSRKAVQVVISRLISFIVTIIVLSKMIYQIEYLSHSQHNVVCSDNRTANNAEWIGLTKADKVTGGLMSLLRTYIIYMVIVTMHAVITLRQLQMRVKIGALNAPPTKLLFPNIIRADAEKDLVGLVKYLLNFGFYKFGIEISLIALVSTITYRQDIVAVVYALWLVVLLLLRRSQCAKIWGVFQAFFAISILTQYIVLVGLPPSSCLVYPWDEGPFGEGIQRWTMLPGTLHFNHVPKLIFDFIVLVILNRQKSIFCIEQRYASNDDYPGGSNRSVIADIAQLGRVPFDNPTHDFCSYIRNYSDILKNGVLCGFYWFTLAVVFLAGTNIADLLALGYLIGAFIFLWQGSDFYLRPIHTIIFRWKWLLAFNVANILIKTSFQMAGCLFMTQLTKDCCWLVHMLGITCTSNVLTEQIMLPEEAELTLKPGECPKITHQVVLLWDTICFAFIIFQLRIFKSHYFCHIITDTKANNILASRGADIIESLRHKQIAHRHDHEKQVLHKIKRKMERIRATQQKMLRPLDKQTHFDEHGYPLPAPTVRRRKEIKLHPHATRAGDYYMFEEMDDKFELDLIHDEIDFLEEENITESEMKMQRRKTLYDLLPASGLTRYIYLNPQKSKDAPTGEFPSTSKGISKERDAATASSSASPAPTRDVGDLPVIPPPLTGLGREQTSKETSDSKSKMEVDSGEVTAKDSDEDFDTNPIIRLLEGFLVTLTIRLNRFSRNYRFVNRILAGEKKTLKESSSLNRLGLSSAAAMFHFLKSNLESDESVPPASSSTPRRVVIAPPNATEHSDPTSTTLNTNTTTTPLSPPEPLQPLKPTTTSTPQQQHQHNRAAEEIIELPVDTVDGVTYRKQSINSSPPAKGTMLSRKSDCGLPEIRIKAPSVERGAHYYHNHHSGGGSGSLSKHWSYEQVDSAGEFNLEEENFAQRDHHIIVEVLISSWYALLANTDLICYIVVFINQVVNASLISLPLPIMVFLWGTLSLPRPTKTFWVTLIAYTQAIVLIKCIFQFKLIWSNYHQLPNQPLTPAKIFGVENKAHYAIYDLILLLVLFLHRYLLKSQGLWKSGYKDTDNQFTKPTASIDERDDSDNLSQPDSRQLNDDAAQKLSLQVSQASLPGSPEFSKTGINQLERTKYTSSLYKFFFSLVHKSRLATDVYALMFLCDFVNFFVLLFGFTAFGTQQTESDEGVQTYLAENKVPIPFLIMLLVQFLLIVIDRALYLRKALVNKIIFHFFSVIGIHIWMFFVVPAVTERTFNSLAPPIIFYVIKCFYMLLSSYQIKSGYPKRILGNFFTKGFSMVNMIAFKVYMQIPFLYELRTILDWVCIDSTMTIFDWLKMEDIFSNIYLIRCTRQSETDFPAMRAQKKASLSKLIMGGTVVLLIVICIWGPLCLFALGNAVGTSNVPFHVSLSIRIGPYDPIYTTNNYDSIFEINPEMYSQMTNAYIKEKQALTFIAGYDATDVAAVRLAGNSPSLWNIAPPDRQRLLNDLRNNHTLKARFSYSLTRKAPAKGLKENVGDEHAISLDESFEGRAALIHMLSETHDVEPIHSNGTTNGTTPEVEEVVVIPGMIPKFIKVLNSGDAAVVSVLSQKHYDYRPLVIKMHRDNETNGLWWEIRDFCNDTFYNETLSKFAYSNCTSGIVMYTFNDKKFPSTFSFLTAGGIIGLYTTFVLLASRFMKSFIGGQNRKIMFEDLPYVDRVLQLCLDIYLVREALEFALEEDLFAKLLFLYRSPETLIKWTRPKEEYVDDDGDTDSIPSRMSVRRPEQLQPQQPQ from the exons ATGGTCTTCAGCTATGCGTGCATGGTGCTCCAGCGCATCGTGGTGCCAGCGGTCCTGGTACTCG CTGCCCTGATGCGACCAGTGGGCATATCCTTTGTGTACCTTCTGATGTTCTTCGTGTCGCCCTTTGTCCCGCTGGCCACGCGACGCAACTTCAAAGGATCTGTGACTGCCTTCTTCATCATCCTGCTGGCGCTGAGCACGCTGCTCCTCTTGGGTCACATAACGCTCCAGATTCTGGCGGTCAGCCTCACGCTGCCCATCTACAACTGCTCGTTCAGTGAGCAACTGCTGCGACACATTGGCTTTGTGAGCTTCATTGATCTACA GCCATTTGCCATCATTGAATGGCTGGTGCCCGAGGTGCTGGTATTCGCCACCTCACTGGGATCGTATCTCACTGTGAAGCGAGTGGCCTCTCAGCCCGTCGGCGTCGAGCAGCTGGAAAACGGCGAAGTGGTCGATGGCCAGGCGGAAAACGAGCAGACATCTTCTCAGCCTGCTGCCACAGATGCCAATGGTGGAGATGTGCAACAGGTCACGGTCACCACGccactgcagcaacagcagcagcagctgaggAAGCGAGTGTCCATGATCAGTCAGCACATTCACTTTGAGGGATTGGTCAAGATCT CTCCTCTGTTCTGCCTGGCCACGCTATTCTTTGCGGCCGTGCTGCGTCCCTCGGTGCCTGGCGGATTTTACTTTCTCATTTTCCTGCTGGCCGGCACCTACTGGGCAACATGCCAGACGCTGCAACG GGGCTTTGCATTGTTGCTGCGCTGCGTGATGGTCGTCCTCGTGCTGCACTCCCTGTCCATTGTATCCTACCAGACGCCATGGATGCAGGACCACCTCAATCATACCACCCTGACAGCCCG TTTGATTGGACTGGAACCGCTTATTGAATCCTACTGCTCGCCGGATATACGTGTCTTTCTGTACAATAATAAGCTGTCCCTGGACTCGTATCTCAATCCCTTTGCGTTGTTCTTTGCCTACTTCGCACTGGCCCTGACCACCAAGCATCTCATTAAGCCACGG CTGGAGCCCAAGCCAGCCACCGCATTTGGGCAGCAACTAGATTGCAAtagcagcagcatcaacaacaccaccaccgGCAACAAGGTCAACCGCCAGCTATCGCTGCTCACCTCGCAGACGTCGCGGGGTCGTCGGGATGGGTCGAATCCTGGCGGAGGTGGagccaccatcaccaccaccacgaccaccaacaccaacaccaataCCACCATCACCTCCTCCGCAATCCGCAATCAGCGCTTGAGT TTGGTGCGGCAAAGCACGCGCAAGGCACGCACACCCCAACCGCTGGAAAGTGGATCCTCGGTGGCGCCCAGTGTCACTCAGCGGGGCAACGACATACAGCTGGACTCGTTGGAACAGCGATCGGAGCAGGAGAACACCACCACATCCATACTGGATCAGATTTCGTATGGCTTCGTCAGCGTGGGAGGATTCATATATCAGAACAGCTATATATTCACCAACATTCTTATGATG GCCTGGTCCATAGTGTATCACAGTTGGCTGACTTttgtgctgttgctgtgggCCAACGTGCTGTGGATGATTCCTAACCAGAGGAAGGCCATGATGCGGTCCAGTCCCTTCATAGTCCTATATGCTGAGGCCCTTTTGATTGCCCAATACATATACGGCATGGATCTCAACAACGAAGAACTGCCCACGAGCGTTCCA ACTGCGGGCATTAACCTGCAACAAATTGGCTTCGAACGACCAATCGAAAACCAAATGCGGCCATGTGTGCCGCTGATCGTAAAGACAGCCTTTGTGCTAATGTTTTGGGTGACATCGCGGCAGTTCTTTAAGGAGAAGCGTGATCGCCGAAGGGACAGCACACTGGCGGATATCATTGCCCCACTGCAGATCACTGTGGGATCGGCTGGCTCCAGCTACCTCATCAACGATGGCAAGAAGACCTCAAAGTTCCTAAAGAAGGCCGGCGATGTGATCAAGAATCTACTGGTGCGTCTGTGGATCTGGCTACTGGTGCTGGTTATCTTCCTCTGCGCCATCACTGGCGAGAACATGACCGGCTTCCGCATCTGCTACATGGCCCTGTTCCTATTCTTCTTGCTAGTCTTTCAATCGTCGTCCAAGGCATGGGTTAAGATTATGTACGGCTTCTGGCTGTTTTTGATCTTCTATGCCATGTCCATACTTATATTGATCTACACATATCAATTCGACAAGTTCGACAAGTACTGGAGCGACTATCTCAATGTGTCCGCGACGCT GCAAAAGGACATCGGGCTTAAGCGCTACCAGACCAAGGATCTGTTCCTTCATTTGGTCTCACCGACGATTATTGTGATCCTGACCGTCATCCAAGTGCACTACTTCCACAAGCGCTTCATCGCCTcattgcaacagcagccgtTGGCTGGCGGATCGGCACAGCAGAAACCCACGGAGACAACTGCCTTGGAACCGGCGCCATCAAAGCGACGTGGCAGCGCCGGTTCACTGCGTAGATCCCAGGGTCCATCGGCGGAGGCTGCTCCAGGAGCCACCACCGATTTCGAGACATCTGTGCGAGACTTGGTGCGCATTTCGTTCCGCAAGATCAAAAACAAGTCGGAGTACATTTTCAAGAACTTCAAGGATGTCTTCTGGCGCTTCCTGGAGCTGCACATCATGAAGGCTGTGTATATCGCAGCCTTCGTGTGCAGTGTCAGCGAAGTCTGCGTACTGCACATTATCTTTGTGGGTTTCTGTGTGCTGGGCGCCACCTCGCGCAAGGCCGTCCAGGTGGTGATCAGCCGCCTCATCTCGTTCATTGTCACCATCATAGTTCTGTCCAAGATGATCTACCAGATCGAGTACTTAAGTCACTCGCAGCACAACGTGGTTTGT TCTGACAACCGGACGGCCAACAATGCGGAGTGGATTGGTCTCACCAAGGCCGACAAGGTGACGGGCGGACTGATGAGCCTGTTGCGCACCTACATCATCTACATGGTTATTGTGACCATGCACGCAGTGATCACCTTGCGGCAGCTTCAAATGCGCGTGAAGATTGGAGCACTGAATGCTCCACCCACCAAGCTGCTGTTCCCCAATATTATTCGAGCTGATGCTGAGAAGGATCTGGTGGGACTGGTCAAGTATCTCCTCAACTTTGGCTTCTACAAATTTGGCATTGAGATATCGCTTATCGCCCTGGTCTCCACCATCACATATCGCCAGGATATTGTGGCCGTAGTCTATGCTCTGTGGCTGGTGGTGCTTTTGCTTCTGAGGAGATCCCAGTGCGCCAAAATATGGGGCGTGTTTCAGGCATTCTTTGCCATCTCCATACTGACACAGTACATAGTGCTGGTCGGACTGCCGCCGAGCTCATGTCTGG TTTATCCTTGGGATGAAGGTCCCTTTGGCGAGGGCATACAACGCTGGACGATGCTGCCAGGAACCTTGCACTTCAATCACGTGCCCAAGCTAATCTTCGACTTCATTGTCTTGGTCATTCTAAACCGACAGAAGAGTATCTTCTGCATCGAACAGCGTTATGCCAGTAACGACGACTATCCGGGTGGCAGCAATCGCAGTGTGATCGCCGATATTGCTCAGCTAGGTCGCGTTCCCTTCGACAATCCCACCCACGACTTTTGCTCTTACATACGGAACTATTCGGACATCCTCAAGAATGGAGTGTTGTGCGGCTTCTACTGGTTTACTCTGGCAGTTGTGTTCTTGGCCGGCACCAATATTGCAGATCTACTGGCCCTGGGTTATCTGATCGGAGCGTTTATCTTCCTGTGGCAGGGATCTGATTTCTATCTGCGTCCCATACACACCATCATCTTTCGCTGGAAGTGGCTGCTGGCATTCAATGTGGCCAACATACTCATCAAGACGTCCTTCCAGATGGCCGGCTGTTTGTTCATGACACAACTGACCAAAGACTGCTGCTGGCTGGTGCACATGCTCGGCATCACCTGTACGAGCAATGTGCTTACAGAGCAAATAATGCTGCCGGAGGAGGCAGAGTTAACGCTGAAGCCAGGCGAATGTCCTAAGATCACCCACCAGGTGGTCCTCCTGTGGGACACGATTTGCTTTGCCTTCATCATCTTCCAGCTGCGCATCTTCAAGTCGCACTACTTCTGTCACATCATAACGGacacaaaagcaaacaacatcCTGGCCTCAAG AGGAGCCGACATCATTGAGAGCCTACGACACAAGCAGATTGCCCATCGCCACGACCATGAAAAGCAGGTGCTACACAAGATCAAGCGAAAGATGGAGCGCATCCGAGCCACGCAGCAGAAGATGCTTCGACCCTTGGACAAACAAACCCACTTTGACG AACATGGTTATCCACTTCCTGCACCAACAGTACGCAGAAGgaaggaaattaaattacatcCACATG CTACCCGTGCTGGTGACTACTACATGTTCGAGGAGATGGACGATAAGTTTGAGCTTGACTTGATACACGACGAGATTGACTTCCTCGAGGAGGAGAACATCACCGAGAGCGAGATGAAGATGCAGCGACGCAAGACGCTCTACGAT CTGTTACCAGCCAGTGGACTAACTCGCTATATTTATTTGAACCCACAGAAGTCGAAGGACGCACCCACTGGCGAGTTTCCCTCCACCAGCAAGGGTATTTCCAAGGAACGCGATGCCGCGACAGCTTCTAGTTCGGCCTCTCCAGCGCCAACTAGGGATGTGGGTGATCTGCCCGTAATTCCGCCACCTTTGACTGGCCTGGGACGCGAGCAAACCTCCAAGGAGACCTCCGATAGCAAGTCTAAAATGGAAGTGGACAGCGGAGAGGTGACGGCCAAGGATTCGGATGAGGACTTTGATACAAATCCAATTATCAGGCTGCTCGAGGGCTTCTTGGTCACGCTGACCATAAGACTGAACCGCTTCTCGCGCAACTATCGCTTTGTAAATCGCATCCTGGCCGGCGAAAAGAAGACCCTGAAG GAGTCCAGCTCGTTGAATCGTCTGGGGCTGTCCAGTGCCGCTGCCATGTTCCACTTCCTCAAGTCCAATCTCGAGAG CGATGAAAGTGTCCCGCCCGCCTCCTCATCCACTCCACGGCGGGTGGTGATCGCACCACCGAATGCCACCGAGCACTCAGACCCCACCAGCACCACACTGAACACGAACACGACAACCACACCGCTATCACCACCAGAACCACTGCAACCACTGAAACCAACTACAACCAGTAcaccacagcaacagcatcagcataATCGCGCTGCCGAAGAAATCATCGAACTGCCTGTAGATACTGTTGATGGAGTCACCTATAG aAAACAATCAATCAATTCATCGCCGCCAGCAAAGGG CACGATGCTCAGTCGAAAATCGGATTGTGGCCTGCCAGAGATCCGAATTAAAGCGCCATCTGTCGAGCGCGGTGCACACTATTACCATAATCATCACAGCGGCGGTGGCTCAGGATCCTTGAGCAAACACTGGTCCTACGAGCAGGTGGACAG CGCGGGTGAATTCAATCTGGAGGAGGAGAACTTTGCCCAGAGGGATCATCATATCATTGTCGAGGTGCTGATCTCCTCGTGGTATGCCTTATTGGCCAACACGGATCTCATCTGCTACATTGTGGTGTTCATCAATCAG gTGGTCAATGCCAGTCTTAtttcgctgccgctgcccaTAATGGTCTTTTTGTGGGGAACACTGTCTCTGCCACGTCCCACTAAAACCTTCTGGGTCACCTTGATTGCCTACACCCAGGCCATCGTGCTGATCAAGTGCATCTTCCAGTTTAAACTGATCTGGTCCAATTACCACCAACTGCCCAATCAGCCGCTGACACCTGCCAAAATATTCGGCGTGGAGAACAAGGCCCACTATGCGATTTACGATCTGATCCTTTTGCTGGTTCTATTCCTGCATCGCTATCTGCTTAAGTCACAAGGCCTGTGGAAATCGGGCTACAAGGACACGGACAACCAGTTCACCAAACCCACCGCTAGCAT TGATGAACGCGACGATAGCGACAACTTATCACAACCGGATTCCCGCCAGCTAAACGATGATGCTGCTCAGAAGCTGAGTCTTCAAGTGAGTCAGGCTTCCTTGCCAGGATCGCCTGAATTCAGCAAGACTGGCATCAATCAGCTTGA GCGCACCAAGTACACCTCATcattatacaaatttttctTCAGTTTGGTTCACAAATCCCGTCTAGCCACAGATGTATATGCTCTGATGTTCCTCTGCGATTTTGTGAACTTCTTTGTGCTTCTGTTCGGCTTCACTGCATTTGGA ACTCAGCAAACGGAAAGTGACGAAGGTGTGCAGACATATCTCGCGGAGAACAAAGTGCCCATACCATTCCTGATTATGTTACTGGTTCAGTTCCTGCTCATCGTCATTGATCGAGCCTTGTACCTGCGCAAAGCCCTGGTGAACAAGATCATCTTCCACTTCTTTTCGGTTATCGGAATACACATCTGGATGTTCTTCGTTGTGCCTGCAGTTACGGAACGCACTTTCAACTCCCTCGCACCTCCAATAATATTCTACGTGATAAAGTGCTTTTACATGCTGCTCAGCTCTTATCAAATCAAATCCGGTTACCCCAAGCGCATTCTGGGCAATTTCTTCACCAAGGGATTCTCGATGGTCAATATGATTGCCTTTAAGGTGTACATGCAGATTCCATTCCTGTACGAGCTGCGAACAATATTAGACTGGGTGTGCATTGACAGCACAATGACCATTTTTGACTGGCTGAAGATGGAGGACATTTTCTCGAATATATACCTAATCCGGTGCACCCGGCAGTCAGAGACAGATTTTCCAGCTATGAGAGCTCAGAAGAAAGCCTCACTTTCCAAGCTCATAATGGGTGGCACCGTCGTCCTCCTGATAGTGATTTGCATTTGGGGGCCACTGTGTTTGTTTGCCCTTGGCAACGCGGTGGGCACCTCGAATGTGCCCTTTCATGTGTCGCTATCAATACGAATCGGACCCTATGATCCCATCTACACAACGAACAACTACGACAGTATCTTTGAGATCAATCCTGAGATGTATTCTCAGATGACTAATGCATACATTAAGGAGAAACAGGCTTTGACGTTTATCGCTGGTTATGATGCAACGGATGTGGCTGCGGTTAGACTAGCTGGCAATTCGCCTTCCCTGTGGAACATAGCACCGCCAGATAGGCAGCGATTACTAAATGATTTAAGAAACA ATCACACACTGAAGGCGCGGTTCTCTTATTCTCTCACCCGGAAGGCTCCTGCCAAGGGGCTAAAGGAAAATGTGGGGGACGAGCATGCCATATCCCTGGATGAGTCCTTTGAGGGACGAGCAGCACTCATTCATATGCTAAGTGAAACCCATGACGTTGAGCCAATTCACAGCAATGGCACAACAAATGGTACCACACCCGAAGTCGAAGAAGTGGTGGTGATACCCGGTATGATACCCAAGTTTATCAAGGTTCTCAATTCGGGCGACGCTGCGGTGGTAAGTGTGTTGAGCCAAAAACACTACGACTACCGACCGCTGGTTATCAAAATGCATCGCGACAACGAGACCAATGGATTGTGGTGGGAGATTCGGGACTTCTGCAACGATACCTTCTACAACGAAACTCTGTCGAAGTTTGCATACAGCAACTGTACTTCAGGGATTGTGATGTACACGTTCAACGATAAAAAGTTCCCATCCACGTTCAGTTTCCTCACAGCGGGAGG CATCATTGGCCTGTATACCACCTTTGTGTTATTGGCCTCGCGCTTTATGAAGTCCTTTATTGGTGGGCAAAACAGAAAGATAATGTTTGAGGATCTGCCATACGTTGATAGAGTGCTGCAGCTCTGTCTGGACATTTATCTG GTACGGGAGGCATTGGAATTCGCGCTGGAAGAAGACCTGTTTGCCAAATTACTCTTCCTATACCGATCGCCCGAAACGCTAATCAAGTGGACCCGTCCCAAGGAGGAGTACGTGGACGATGACGGTGACACCGACTCGATTCCCAGTCGAATGAGCGTGCGCCGGCCCGAGCAGCTGCAGCCACAGCAACCGCAATAA